DNA from Mucilaginibacter mallensis:
TTTGTGCAAAAACAGAACTGGTAAATAATAACAGTATACTAATGAGTTTAATACGCTTCATAACAACAAATATATTGAAAGATAGACGGCGAATTATTTTCGTATCAAGAATTTAACAATCGCTCAACAATCGCGCAATAAACTTGAAGTACATTTGTTCGCAGTATTCTTGTTAAGCAGCTCATTTTCGTGCTCAACGTGTTCATTTTCATTTAGATAAAACAAATACTGCCGAAAATTGTTGCCCGTTAATCAACTGATTGAATTTTTGAATCTATTAGTCAGTTAATTACAAATCAATGACTAATTTTATTTTAAATTAATCAATCGTTTGATTAATTTTGTGCCGTTAAAAGAAAATGGACAAAGATAAAATAGACAAGAAAGACCATATACTGGATGTAGCCGAAAGGGTATTTTCTGATATGGGTTTCGACGGCGCATCTACCCGGATGATCTCGGGAGAGGCCGGTGTAAACATGGCGATGCTAAACTATTATTTCGGTTCAAAAGAAGGTTTGTTCCTTGCTGTTTTTGATCGTAAGATCTCTTCTTTTCAGGATATTTTGCACAATCTTGGTATTGATGATACCATTAGTTCCTGGGCGAAAGTTGAAAGCTATATTGATATTTATAGCAACCGTGTTGTTAATAATAACTGTTTCCAGAAACTTTTGTACCAGGAAATGAGTATTAACAGAAGAACAGATCTTTCCGACAAAATTCACGCCATGTTGATGACGAGCGTATTAGAGCTCTATAAAATGCTACAGGAAGGGATTGATAATGGCGAGTTTAAAGCCGACTCTGATCTGCAGATGGTGGTTGCTACCATTTATGGTACCAAGAACTTCATGATAAATACACCGCTGTTAGCATCAAGTATGTTAGGTTATGACATTCTTGATGAAAAAATAATAGAAGAAAAGCTCAAGCCGCGGTTAAAAAAATATTTAAAAACCCTATTAAAATCTTATTTACTAAATGACAATGAACACACAAATTAATATATCCCACAAACAATTGTTTAAAATGTCGTTGCTTGGCTTGCTTGCGGCTTTGCTATTAATAGCATTTACCGGCAACAAGGCATCAGCACAGGACAAAACACTTACCCTAAAGGAAGCCATAGATTTGGGCCTCCAAAACAGTAAGACACTGAAGTACTCACAAGCTAAAATTGATGAGGCGGTTTCACAGTACAAACAGGCAAAAGACAAATCGTTGCCTACTGGCTCTGTAAGCTTTGCTTATGACCGTGCGCAGATACCTGCTAACACGCTTGATTTTGGAAAGCAGACCATTAATTTGCCTACCGGTGCTAATGCTTATTTAGGTATCGCATCAGTTAACGAAGTTATCTTCGGCGGTAATAAATTAAAATATGCCCGCCAAAGCACTGATCTTTTAACACAGGCATCACGCTTAGATGCCGACAAGGATAAAGATCAGATCACTTTTGATATCATCAGCTCTTACTACAACCTTTATAAGGTATTGCAGAGCATAAAGGTGGTAAATCAAAACATCGCTACTGAAGATCAGCAGATCCACCAGTCGCAGCGCTTTTTTGACCAGGGTTTGGTAACCAAAAATGATGTTTTGCGTTTTGAACTGCAAAAAGCTAATATCCAGTTAAATGGTATCGACCTAGAAAATAACAGGAAAGTGATCAACTACAACCTGAATGTTTTATTAGGTCTGCCTGAAACTACAACTTTAAATATTGATACGCTTACCGATAGCGCCAGAATAGTAGGGCCACTATCAGCTTATCTGGATACTGCATTACAGAACCGCCAGGAGTTGAGAGTGCTTGATTTTAATAACCGTGTTGCTGATTTGAATATCAAATCAATAAAGGCTAATCAGTTGCCTACATTGTCAGCATCGGCTGCAGGTTATTATGTTGATGTGGCTGCCAACCCGCTGCCAACCCATGGTAATTATATAACGCCTTTAGTATTAGGTGTAACAGTAGCATGGAACTTTGACGCTTTATGGCTTAACAAAAATAAAGTTGCCCAGGCCAGCATACAGCGTACCGAGGTTGACATAAACAAGGGTATTACCACTGATAATGTAAAAGACGAGGTTAACCAAAACTATCAGAACTATTTAACCGCGCTTGATAAGATCAAGTTATTACAAACATCAATTGCACAAGCAGGTGAAAACAATAACATACTGCAATCAAAATACAAGAGCAATACAGCATCAGCAACAGATCGTGCGGATGCGGAAACCTTGCTTTTCCAGGCGCAGATAAACCTGGAGCTTGCTAAAGCAGATGCTGTACTGGCTTATTACTCATTATTAAAATCAACCGGAAAACTTAACAAATAAATGTGCAGACGAGTGAAAGCAAATGTTTGCAGATCACTCACATTCACTAAATCATCAATTCACAAATTCAACAATTAAAATACAATGGCACAGAAACACACCACAGAAGAAGAAGAACCTAAAAAGAAACCCAATAAAGTACTTCCAATTATATTAGGGATAGTGCTTATAGGTGGCATCTTTTTTGGCATCAAAGAATATATATACTATAGCAAACACGTAGATACTGACGACGCGCAGATTGACGGCGATATAAGCCCGGTTGTTGCCCGTGTAGGCGGATATGTTGACAGTATGTATTTCCAGGAAAACGAACACGTAAACAAGGATCAGCTTTTAGTAAAAATTGATGACCGCGATTACAAAGTAAAATTAGAACAAGCTTTAGCAGCACAAAAAGGTGCAAGCGCAGGTATTGGCGTAAGCCAGGCACAAATCTTTACTACTACCTCAAACTCGGCAGTAGCTAAAGCAGGTGTTGCATCAGCAGCAGCACGCCTTGACCAGGTTACCAAGGATTATGCACGTTATGCAAACCTTGTTAAAGATGGTTCTATCACTCAACAACAATTTGACCAGTCAAAATCAGATCTTGAAGTTGCGCAGGCAAATTACAAGGCTGCACAGGATCAGTATAGAGCTGCACAACAACAAATTGGTACTACTCAAAGCCAGTTAACTGTAACCAACACAGGTGTTACACAACGCCAGGTTGATGTTGATTATGCTAAGCTGCAATTATCATATACCAATGTGCTTTCACCAGCAAGTGGTGTTGTATCTAAAAAGAACATTCAGATTGGTCAGCTGGTACAGGCAGGTCAAACACTGTTCTCTGTTGTTAATGATAACAGCTTATACATTACTGCAAACTTTAAGGAAACCCAGCTTGATAAAATCCGCGCTAACCAGAAAGTTGATATTGAAGTTGATGCTTATCCAGAGTTAAAATTAGAGGGTGTAGTATATAACTTTTCACCGGCTACAGGTGCAAAATTCTCTTTACTGCCACCTGATAACGCTACCGGTAACTATGTTAAGGTAGTACAGCGTGTGCCTGTTAAGATTTTGATCAAGGCTGATAAGGATGTGATGGAAAAATTACGTCCGGGTATGAGCGTGAATGTTTCTGTTATATATAAAGACTAAATAAACAATGGCTGAACAAGGTTTTAGAAAGTGGATCATTACTATCACAGTGATCATGGCTTCGTTATTGGAGCTTATTGATACCACGATAGTGAATGTATCCTTGCCCCAGATACAGGGAAACCTTGGGGCAACGCTGGAGGATGTGGCCTGGGTAACAACAGGCTACGCGGTGGCCAACGTAATTGTATTGCCGATGTCGGGCTGGTTAGGCAGCTTCTTTGGTCGTAAGAATTACTACATGGCATCCATACTATTGTTTACAATAGCCTCCTTTTTATGCGGTAACGCAACAAGTTTAGATGAATTAATAATCTTCCGTATTATACAGGGTATTGCAGGTGGTGGTTTAATATCAACCTCACAAGCCATATTAATTGAAACCTGGCCACGTGAGGAAATAGGTACAGCAACCGCACTATTTGGTTTAGGCGCGGTAGTAGGGCCAACAGTAGGACCAACAATTGGCGGCTGGATAACTGATAATTACTCATGGCCATGGATATTTTATGTAAATATTCCGGTAGGTGCACTGGCATTGTTCCTTACTTACACATTTGTGCGAACAACGCCAAAGGACGGGAAAGGAAAGCCCATCGACTGGTGGGGCATTGCACTGCTTGCTGTTGCAGTAGGCAGTTTACAAACCATCCTTGAAAAAGGTGAATCGGAAGATTGGTTTGCAAAAACATACATATTGGTACTTACCATAGCCGCTATATTGGGCACATTACTGTTCATATGGAGGGAACTAAGTACGGATCATCCGATAGTTAACTTTGCCATTATGCGGCATCGAAGCTTCGCCGTGGGGATGTTCACGTCCTTTGTGCTCGGGTTTGGTTTGTATGGTTCGGTATTCGTGTTCCCAATATTTTGTCAGAACCTGCTGGGCTTTTCGGCACAGCAAACAGGGGAGATACTATTTCCCGGTGGCTTATGTACCATTGTTATGATGCCGTTCATCGGTAAAATGCTTAATAAGGGTATACCGGCGCAATTTATGGCAACCATAGGTATGTTTTTGTTCTTTGTGTTTACTACAATGCTGAGCAAATCAACCCTTAATTCAGGTACGAGCGACTTCTTTTGGCCGCTGGTAATAAGGGGTGTTGGTATGGCCCTGTTATTCGTTCCGTTAACCACCTTAGCAATAGCCGATCTGAAAGGGCCGGAAGTTGGGCAGGGAACAGGCTTAAACAACATGATGCGCCAGTTAGGCGGTGCTTTTGGTATTGCTACGCTAACAACAGTTATTCACATACGCCAGGGAGTGCACCGTGATAACTTGTTAAGTAATATCAATCAATACAATACGCCGTTTAACACGCGGTTTAATATGCTGGTACAGAATTTCCAGTCAAAAGGTAGTTCATTACTTGATGCTACCCACCAGGCATACATGGCTATAGAAGGTGCTGTTATTAAACAAACCTTATTATTAACTTATGCTGATGCTTACTGGATATCGGGTTTGGTAATGTTATTCTCCATACCATTATTATACCTGCAGCCTTTCAAGAAATTGAAGGCAGCTACCGATACACACTAAAAAGAAGAAGCCGCCATGGTATCACTATTCCAGGACGGCTTCTTTTTAAAAAAAATTAACAATTAAAAATTTGGTATATCCCTACCTAAATCACACGTATTATCAACAAAACTATAAGGGAAGGTAGGGTGCTTAATCTTGCTATAAAATTAAAGGTTTTTAATTAATAAAAGCAAACTTTTATTAAGCAATGTGTTTTATTTCATGAAATTTTCATTATATTTTATTATATGATGGTCTTTTCGGCAGAAATAGCTTAAAATATAACTTTCCCGGCAGCAGTTACCAGTGATGCAATACGGATGGCATCAAAAATACGCTCCTCTGTTGTACCTAATTTTATAAGCGAATCCTCATGTGCATTCACACATAGCTCGCAGCCATTTACCGCCGAAATGGTAAGGCTCATCAATTCAAAAAAATCCTTGCCGGTTATCGGTTTCATCATTATCTGCATCCTGATACGTGCAGGGATCAGATTATATTTTTCCTTCTTGGTAAAATGCCTGAAACGGTAAAATATGTTGTTTGATGCCAGTAACGACGCGCATGCTGCCGCTTCAGCAATATCAGCTGCTGTAGCGCCTTGTTCTTCGGCGTATTTGGTATAGTATTGAGTAAGCGGGGTGTTATTGTTGTTTATAGCCACGCTCAGGCCCAATAAAGCGCATTCCTTAGTGCTTAGGTGTTCTGATGTTAGTGTGCTGGTAAAATTCAATTTAAAATCGCGCAGGTAGCGTGATTCGCCTTTTTCAAGCAAAGTAAGGCTCTCGGTACGATAATCGCTTTCAAGGCCGATAGTTTGCAATAGTTCAGTTATGGTTTCTGTTACTTCACTCATGATAATATTATTTTGTAGTAGATGGGAATAAAAAATCCCCGCGCAATAAAGCACGGGGAACATAGGTAGATGCTAATAATTATTATACGCTAAGGGTATCCTGACCTTTTTCCCAGTTACATGGGCAAAGCTCATCGGTTTGTAAACCATCAAGTACGCGTAAAACTTCTTTAACGTTACGGCCAACGTTTAAATCGTTAACTGATACCCAACGGATAATGCCGGTAGGGTCAACAATGAAAGTAGCACGGTAAGCAATTTTTTCAGTTGGTTCTAATATACCTAAGTCTTCAGCTAATGATTTTGAAGTATCGGCCAGCATTGGGAATTTAAGGTCGCGCAGATCTTCGTGATCTCTTCTCCATGCAGCGTGCACAAATTCAGAATCGGTTGATGCACCAATTAAACGGGCATCGCGATCGCGAAACTCGCCATAGCTTTTGTTGAATTCAGCAATCTCGGTAGGGCAAACAAAAGTAAAATCTTTTGGCCACCAAAACATTACTGTCCATACGTTATCATCATTAGTAAAGTAGTCAGAAGTTAGTGTTTCAAACTCTTTGCCTTTTTCAATACTAACAACCGCTGTTTTAGAAAATTTTGGGAATTCTTGTCCTATAGTTAACATATTTATCTTTTTTTGTTCTCAAATATACAAACTTTGTAATTTATAAGTTATATATAGTTTCGATATAATATAGATAAAAACTATATTATATCTGTGCTTACAAGCGACTGGGATAAAGCTGTTTATGGTAGTGAATTGTTATGAATAGGATAATATTGCATTGTTTAAAATTCATTTTATATTAGTATCATGAAAACCAAACCAATAATCATAAGCCTGATTTGCCTTGTTGTAATAATTTGCTTGTGCATTTTTATAAAAATCAAATACCTCTCCAAGCCGGAAAAGGCGGAGATAACACAGTTTTTGAATGATTTTAGGAGCGAACTGAAGGACGAACACATAGATTCGGCTGTCAATGATTTTGAGGCGGGTAAAAACAATAAGCAGATAACACTGCTGGTTAAAGTACTGGCCGGCAAAACGGGCATGAATGGAAAATCAGCACCGACATTCAATATCAGTTTGAATACTGATGATAATAAGATCATTTTCAGCAACACTACCAATACCATTGCCGAAGTGCCGGTTAGCTTTACGCATGCTGGTATGGATACCAAACAAGCTGTTATCACTTTCACCATTCATAAAATAGCCGATCATCAGTTTAAAATAGCTGAAGTAAAAACAGGTGTATTTTTAAAAGGATATATGGCCTACGCAATTTTGGTGCGAAACAAAACTGTGCCCGAAGATGCTATATACAGCGCAATTACACTTGCCGCGTTTAAAACCGCTGATAAATTAAAGGCTCGCTATGATAGCGTATTATGGTTTGAGCATATTAATAAAAAAACGTGGTTTTATGTTATTAAGGGTACATTGAATAAGGAGTTTTATTGGTTGAATGATCATAAGCCTGATTATAAGCCGACGTATAAAATGGGATTGGTAAACCCGGACCTGAAGGAGGTGATACCAGCAGAGTACGACCTGATCCACAATATAGGCGGGACCATACAGGGGTTAATTGAAGTAGAGAAGGATGGTAAAAAGGGATTCTATAACCTGGATGGGAAATTGGTACTGCCTGTAAATTACGACCAGATATTTCCTTTAAAGGCTGATGATAACCTGGCCTTATTACGTAACGGCGATGATTACTTCTATTTAAAAAGCGATTCGACTGTAAGTGATAAAATACAGGATTTTAAAATAGCTGATGTATTGCCTAAGATAAAAGCTTATGGCGATTCGTATACGCTGTCGGACGAGAGCTCAGAGAACATTATGGAATACAATGACCGCGAAGATTTTACTTCGCTTGTTGTGGCGCCATCATACCTGGTTGACTGGGGTATATTAGATCAGTTTGTAACCTTTGAAAATCCGTTAAGAAAGCCGGGGGCTGATAATGATGGTATCGAGGCCAGCGGATCGATAGAAATTAAGTATGAAGGCCATAAAAAGGATGAAGCTAATAATTGGCTGGAGAGTGCTTTTTATTCTATTTATAATGATTATTTGGGAGGCCGCTCAGGTTTATATGAGAGCAAGAACGTTCTGATTGTTAATAAGGCACAAAACAGGATATTAGGTTTTAATGTACCTAGTTATCAAGGCCAAGGAGACGGCGGAAGTGTATTGTCTGGCAAATGCAATGAGAACGCTATACGTGCTATAAACGATACCTTGTTTGAGTATAGAACCACAAGCGGCGTTGATCAGGAAATTATAAAGGATACAATATACGAGGCACCATATTATCATTACCTGCATATTAAAAATGGCAAACTGGAAGCATTGCCCAATCAACGTGTATTTGGCTGTACAAAATATGTAAAACTGGATGATAGTTATTTACAAGGCTGTTATGTAATTAATGGAAAATCAATAGATCATGTAACACCCGAGATGTTGCAGTATATGAAAAATGAGATATATGCTTCTTATTTTTATAAATTTAAAAGTGCTGCCTGGAACAATGTGTTTTATGGCGATACTGATATTCCTGATAACAAAAAGAATGTTTCTGTTGATGACTCATTAACCGTTATTGATAAATACAATATCAACTGGCTAAATCAAAAGCTTCAAGGCCAAAAATCAAATACATTGGCGGCTGAATAATGGGTAAAATACTTAGATATATTGCCCTGTTCTGGATAGTGTTTTTGTGTGCGGGTACATTTTATCAATATATTGATTTTAAGCACCAGTCGGTATTTTTGCAACTGAAACAGAAAGCTGTTGAAACCGGTTGGTATCTGCCTGCCTTTTACTGTCACATTTTTGGGAGCAGTATTATATTGATAGCCGGCTTTTTCCAGTTCTCAAAAAAGGTATACAATAATAGGCCGTTGCATAAAGCATTGGGGAAATTATATGTATTTGGTGTGCTGTTTTTCGCTTCGCCGGGGGCTTATGTCATGACCTTGTTTATTAACCGTGGTCCGGCAGTATTCGCCTCATTTTTTATTCAGAATACCCTATGGGTTATATTTACCCTAAGCGCCTGGCTTTTGGTTATGAATGGCAAGATAGATGAACACATCCGCATGATGCGCCGGAGCTACGGACTGGCATTCGCGGCGGTAACGCTGCGGTTTTATATATGGCTGTTCACTATTTTTGGGCAGGGGGTTAACTTCCCCAATAACTATATCATCATCGCCTTTTTAAGCTGGGTGCCTAATTTGCTATTGGTTGAAGCGATTAATTATTATGAGCGGAAGAATGGGTTTAAAGTGGAGGGAAGTAAAACCTTATAACAAGAATAGCGATGGCCCTGTGCGATTCCCCTCTTGAGAGGGGTGTAGGGGTGTGTCCTTTATGCGTAATAACACACCCCTACAGCCGCACCGTCTACGCGCCCCCTCTCAAGAGGGGAACTGCCTTATCTTACCAAAATATAGTATAAAGCACAGTTAACAGCACGCAAATAACAATTGAACCAATCGCAAAGCCCCTGCTGGTTTTAAACATGGAGGTATCTACTTCCAGCCCGTTTGTGCGCAGGCCTTTGGCGTTCTCAATCATGGTGATGATATACATACCGATGATACAGAAGGCAAATACAAACTCCATCCTGTCTAAAAAAGGGATTTCAAAAACACCTGTGCCATTATCCTTTGAGAAACCATAAGGCGCAAGGAAGGAAAGGTTTGTCCAGTAAGGCAGGAATTTGAATACTACTGATAATATAAAGCCTCCAATGGTTGCAAACAGCGCTGCGTTTGAAGTGGTTTTCTTCCAGAAAAAGCCAAGGATGAACATGGCAAATATACCCGGTGATACAAAGCCGGTGTATTCCTGGATATATTGGAAACCTTGTTTGCCTTCACCCATCAATTTATCGCCAATAACTAGCGATAACAGCACACCAAGTAACATGGCTACAACTACTGATATTTTGCCAAGGCTCACCAGTTTCTTTTCACTGGCAGCAGGGTTAATGGCTTTTTTGTAGATATCCAATGTGAATATGGTAGCTATACTGTTTGCCTTGCCCGCTAATGAAGCCACAATAGCCGCTGTTAATGCCGCGAACGCGATGCCTTTTAAATAAGTAGGCAACAGGTTAAGTAATGACGGATAAGCCTTGTTAACGTCAATTACGCCCTTTGAGCTCAGCATTTCATGATGGAACATACCTTTTTGATACAGCACGTAAGCTGCGATACCCGGTAATACCACTATCACAGGCATTAATAATTTCAGGAACGCCGCGAATAGCAAACCACCACGGGCAGTTTTCAGATCCGCACCTAATGCCCTTTGGGTGATGTACTGATTACAACCCCAATAGTTAAGATTGGTGATCCACATACCACCTACCAGCACACTCAAACCTGGCAGGTCCATGTAATTGGGGTTGTCCTTTTTAAATATGAGATGAAAGTGGTCGTCGGCCTGTTCTTTTAAAATTTTAAAGCCATTCCATAGGCCGCTGGTACCTGTTAAGGCATCAATACGGTTTAATGCTATATAAGTGGCAACAAGGCCGCCTAAAACGAGGAAAAACACTTGTATAACATCGGTATAACCGATAACCTTCATGCCGCCCAGCGTAATAAAAACCGCGAAGATAGCCAGCAACGAGATACACAGGTAAAGGTTAAGACCAGATATGCCGCTTATAGCCAGAGCCCCAAGGTATAATATCGACATTAAGTTTACTACGATATACAATAACAACCAAAACACAGCCATGATCATGGCGACCGTGCCATTATACCGCTGGTTAAGGAACTGCGGCATAGTGGCTATCTTATTTTTTAAATAAACCGGGATAAAGAAAATGGCTACAATGATAAGCGTAGCCGCTGCCATCCATTCATAACTGGAAATGGCTATCCCCATTTTGAAGGCAGAACCGCTGGTGCCTATAAATTGTTCGGCTGAGATGTTTGATGCGATCAGCGATGCGCCAATGGCCCACCAGGTAAGCGAACCCTCGGCTAAAAAATAATCTTTTGAATCACTTGGGCCTTTGTGTTTGCTTCTATACACCCACCAACCATAAAAGGCGACGATGATAAAGTAAATAAAAAATACGACGTAGTCGCCGGTTGCAAGGGTCTTCATTCTTCTTAATTGGTTTTAATTTGTCAGAATGACAATTATAAAATATAAATGCGGCTTTCCAAAATATATTGTGATATAATTCTGTTACTTATAAATTAATTAAGCATAAAAAAAGCGATGTACTACAGTACATCGCTTTAAATGTTTTGTTAATGTTAATTATTGTTTCAGATCAGCTGCCGCGGCAGTATCTAAAAACCATTGCACATCGCCATTAATCGGGGCAATTAGCTGCGCCGGGTATAGCTCAATATTCCTGCCATCTTCCAATACATGATGTACCGCGATTGCTTTACCCGCACCATAAACCA
Protein-coding regions in this window:
- a CDS encoding DUF2306 domain-containing protein, with amino-acid sequence MGKILRYIALFWIVFLCAGTFYQYIDFKHQSVFLQLKQKAVETGWYLPAFYCHIFGSSIILIAGFFQFSKKVYNNRPLHKALGKLYVFGVLFFASPGAYVMTLFINRGPAVFASFFIQNTLWVIFTLSAWLLVMNGKIDEHIRMMRRSYGLAFAAVTLRFYIWLFTIFGQGVNFPNNYIIIAFLSWVPNLLLVEAINYYERKNGFKVEGSKTL
- a CDS encoding WG repeat-containing protein; translation: MKTKPIIISLICLVVIICLCIFIKIKYLSKPEKAEITQFLNDFRSELKDEHIDSAVNDFEAGKNNKQITLLVKVLAGKTGMNGKSAPTFNISLNTDDNKIIFSNTTNTIAEVPVSFTHAGMDTKQAVITFTIHKIADHQFKIAEVKTGVFLKGYMAYAILVRNKTVPEDAIYSAITLAAFKTADKLKARYDSVLWFEHINKKTWFYVIKGTLNKEFYWLNDHKPDYKPTYKMGLVNPDLKEVIPAEYDLIHNIGGTIQGLIEVEKDGKKGFYNLDGKLVLPVNYDQIFPLKADDNLALLRNGDDYFYLKSDSTVSDKIQDFKIADVLPKIKAYGDSYTLSDESSENIMEYNDREDFTSLVVAPSYLVDWGILDQFVTFENPLRKPGADNDGIEASGSIEIKYEGHKKDEANNWLESAFYSIYNDYLGGRSGLYESKNVLIVNKAQNRILGFNVPSYQGQGDGGSVLSGKCNENAIRAINDTLFEYRTTSGVDQEIIKDTIYEAPYYHYLHIKNGKLEALPNQRVFGCTKYVKLDDSYLQGCYVINGKSIDHVTPEMLQYMKNEIYASYFYKFKSAAWNNVFYGDTDIPDNKKNVSVDDSLTVIDKYNINWLNQKLQGQKSNTLAAE
- a CDS encoding peroxiredoxin, producing the protein MLTIGQEFPKFSKTAVVSIEKGKEFETLTSDYFTNDDNVWTVMFWWPKDFTFVCPTEIAEFNKSYGEFRDRDARLIGASTDSEFVHAAWRRDHEDLRDLKFPMLADTSKSLAEDLGILEPTEKIAYRATFIVDPTGIIRWVSVNDLNVGRNVKEVLRVLDGLQTDELCPCNWEKGQDTLSV
- a CDS encoding HlyD family secretion protein, producing MAQKHTTEEEEPKKKPNKVLPIILGIVLIGGIFFGIKEYIYYSKHVDTDDAQIDGDISPVVARVGGYVDSMYFQENEHVNKDQLLVKIDDRDYKVKLEQALAAQKGASAGIGVSQAQIFTTTSNSAVAKAGVASAAARLDQVTKDYARYANLVKDGSITQQQFDQSKSDLEVAQANYKAAQDQYRAAQQQIGTTQSQLTVTNTGVTQRQVDVDYAKLQLSYTNVLSPASGVVSKKNIQIGQLVQAGQTLFSVVNDNSLYITANFKETQLDKIRANQKVDIEVDAYPELKLEGVVYNFSPATGAKFSLLPPDNATGNYVKVVQRVPVKILIKADKDVMEKLRPGMSVNVSVIYKD
- a CDS encoding TetR/AcrR family transcriptional regulator, which codes for MDKDKIDKKDHILDVAERVFSDMGFDGASTRMISGEAGVNMAMLNYYFGSKEGLFLAVFDRKISSFQDILHNLGIDDTISSWAKVESYIDIYSNRVVNNNCFQKLLYQEMSINRRTDLSDKIHAMLMTSVLELYKMLQEGIDNGEFKADSDLQMVVATIYGTKNFMINTPLLASSMLGYDILDEKIIEEKLKPRLKKYLKTLLKSYLLNDNEHTN
- a CDS encoding carboxymuconolactone decarboxylase family protein, with the translated sequence MSEVTETITELLQTIGLESDYRTESLTLLEKGESRYLRDFKLNFTSTLTSEHLSTKECALLGLSVAINNNNTPLTQYYTKYAEEQGATAADIAEAAACASLLASNNIFYRFRHFTKKEKYNLIPARIRMQIMMKPITGKDFFELMSLTISAVNGCELCVNAHEDSLIKLGTTEERIFDAIRIASLVTAAGKVIF
- a CDS encoding sodium:solute symporter family transporter, whose protein sequence is MKTLATGDYVVFFIYFIIVAFYGWWVYRSKHKGPSDSKDYFLAEGSLTWWAIGASLIASNISAEQFIGTSGSAFKMGIAISSYEWMAAATLIIVAIFFIPVYLKNKIATMPQFLNQRYNGTVAMIMAVFWLLLYIVVNLMSILYLGALAISGISGLNLYLCISLLAIFAVFITLGGMKVIGYTDVIQVFFLVLGGLVATYIALNRIDALTGTSGLWNGFKILKEQADDHFHLIFKKDNPNYMDLPGLSVLVGGMWITNLNYWGCNQYITQRALGADLKTARGGLLFAAFLKLLMPVIVVLPGIAAYVLYQKGMFHHEMLSSKGVIDVNKAYPSLLNLLPTYLKGIAFAALTAAIVASLAGKANSIATIFTLDIYKKAINPAASEKKLVSLGKISVVVAMLLGVLLSLVIGDKLMGEGKQGFQYIQEYTGFVSPGIFAMFILGFFWKKTTSNAALFATIGGFILSVVFKFLPYWTNLSFLAPYGFSKDNGTGVFEIPFLDRMEFVFAFCIIGMYIITMIENAKGLRTNGLEVDTSMFKTSRGFAIGSIVICVLLTVLYTIFW
- a CDS encoding DHA2 family efflux MFS transporter permease subunit; translated protein: MAEQGFRKWIITITVIMASLLELIDTTIVNVSLPQIQGNLGATLEDVAWVTTGYAVANVIVLPMSGWLGSFFGRKNYYMASILLFTIASFLCGNATSLDELIIFRIIQGIAGGGLISTSQAILIETWPREEIGTATALFGLGAVVGPTVGPTIGGWITDNYSWPWIFYVNIPVGALALFLTYTFVRTTPKDGKGKPIDWWGIALLAVAVGSLQTILEKGESEDWFAKTYILVLTIAAILGTLLFIWRELSTDHPIVNFAIMRHRSFAVGMFTSFVLGFGLYGSVFVFPIFCQNLLGFSAQQTGEILFPGGLCTIVMMPFIGKMLNKGIPAQFMATIGMFLFFVFTTMLSKSTLNSGTSDFFWPLVIRGVGMALLFVPLTTLAIADLKGPEVGQGTGLNNMMRQLGGAFGIATLTTVIHIRQGVHRDNLLSNINQYNTPFNTRFNMLVQNFQSKGSSLLDATHQAYMAIEGAVIKQTLLLTYADAYWISGLVMLFSIPLLYLQPFKKLKAATDTH
- a CDS encoding TolC family protein, yielding MNTQINISHKQLFKMSLLGLLAALLLIAFTGNKASAQDKTLTLKEAIDLGLQNSKTLKYSQAKIDEAVSQYKQAKDKSLPTGSVSFAYDRAQIPANTLDFGKQTINLPTGANAYLGIASVNEVIFGGNKLKYARQSTDLLTQASRLDADKDKDQITFDIISSYYNLYKVLQSIKVVNQNIATEDQQIHQSQRFFDQGLVTKNDVLRFELQKANIQLNGIDLENNRKVINYNLNVLLGLPETTTLNIDTLTDSARIVGPLSAYLDTALQNRQELRVLDFNNRVADLNIKSIKANQLPTLSASAAGYYVDVAANPLPTHGNYITPLVLGVTVAWNFDALWLNKNKVAQASIQRTEVDINKGITTDNVKDEVNQNYQNYLTALDKIKLLQTSIAQAGENNNILQSKYKSNTASATDRADAETLLFQAQINLELAKADAVLAYYSLLKSTGKLNK